The following are encoded in a window of Oreochromis aureus strain Israel breed Guangdong linkage group 10, ZZ_aureus, whole genome shotgun sequence genomic DNA:
- the LOC116323463 gene encoding periostin-like, translating into MHQLLVVTLLLVAFCSLETTAFSAYDKIVTHSRIRARDQGPNVCALQQVTGTKKKYFSTCRNWYKRSICGKNTMVVYECCPGYMKLEGTKGCTAVAPIDHVYGTLGFVKATTTQQYAEVSKLRNEIEGKGAFTLFAPSNDAWDELDPAQRSALENNVNIELYNALHYHMVNHRVLTKDMKNGMTVSSMYNEEGLHFNHYPNGVVTVNCARILHANQLATNGVVHVIDRVIKAVGNTIKDHLEFNEDLSSFSAIALASDVMDKLGEPGQYTLFAPTNDAFDKMNPDYLENIMGDPAVVKALVNYHLLKSVQCAEAIMVGSIYETAEGSNIEIGCDGDSLTVNGIKMVLKKDIVATNGVIHLIDQMLIPDSAKEVKSLLETSQSTFSRKLSELGLAESLGPKTEYTLLAPFNSAFTSEMMSMDTNMLRLILENHILKIKMKLSELYNEQTLETIAGKLLRVFIYRTAVCIENTCMVRGSKEGSNGMLHSVRSLIKPPEKTIYELLIADGRFKKFLSLMETAGLYDLLKQEGSYTVFAPTDDAFVDLSKEDMALLRSDLTVLRNILLYHFSNGTFINGGLEGGVTNLLKTFQGKNLQVKSVNNSILVNSVGVPNSDLMATNGVIHIVKNVLYPGDLPVGRQDLLILLRKLIKYIQIKFVSGFFSVLICSPSTEIPTSHCSFLL; encoded by the exons ATGCATCAGCTTCTGGTGGTGACCTTACTGTTGGTGGCCTTCTGCAGTCTGGAGACCACAGCTTTTTCAGCATATGACAAGATAGTCACCCACAGCCGCATACGGGCCAGGGATCAAGG ACCCAATGTGTGTGCTTTGCAGCAAGTCACGGGGACCAAGAAGAAGTACTTCAGCACATGCAGGAATTGGTACAAACGCAGCATCTGTGGCAAGAATAC TATGGTTGTATATGAATGCTGTCCAGGTTATATGAAACTGGAGGGTACGAAAGGATGCACTGCAG TGGCTCCCATTGACCATGTGTATGGTACACTGGGCTTTGTCAAGGCTACAACCACACAGCAATATGCTGAAGTCTCTAAACTGAGAAATGAAATTGAGGGAAAAGGCGCCTTCACCTTGTTTGCACCTAGCAATGATGCCTGGGATGAGCTGGACCCT GCTCAACGATCTGCACTAGAGAACAATGTGAACATTGAACTCTACAACGCTCTGCATTACCACATGGTAAACCACCGTGTCCTCACCAAAGACATGAAGAATGGCATGACTGTCAGTTCCATGTACAATGAAGAGGGGCTGCACTTCAACCACTACCCAAATGGG GTTGTTACAGTGAACTGTGCCAGGATTCTCCATGCTAACCAGCTGGCCACAAATGGTGTGGTGCACGTCATCGATCGGGTAATCAAGGCTGTGGGGAACACCATCAAGGATCACTTGGAGTTCAATGAAGACCTTTCCTCTTTTAGT GCTATAGCATTAGCTTCCGATGTGATGGACAAGCTGGGTGAGCCTGGCCAGTACACTTTGTTTGCTCCAACTAATGACGCCTTTGACAAAATGAACCCAGACTACTTGGAGAATATCATGGGAGACCCGGCTGTTGTTAAAG CCCTGGTGAACTACCACCTGTTAAAGAGTGTCCAGTGTGCAGAAGCAATCATGGTGGGATCGATCTATGAGACGGCAGAAGGCAGCAACATAGAGATTGGCTGTGACGGTGACAGTCTGACTGTGAACGGCATCAAGATGGTGCTGAAGAAGGACATTGTAGCGACCAATGGCGTCATCCACCTGATAGACCAGATGCTGATCCCAGACTCAG CCAAGGAAGTGAAATCGTTACTAGAAACCTCCCAGAGCACTTTCAGCAGGAAGTTGTCTGAACTGGGCTTAGCTGAATCCCTGGGTCCAAAGACAGAGTACACCCTCCTAGCTCCTTTCAACAGTGCCTTCACTA GTGAAATGATGTCAATGGACACAAACATGCTGAGACTCATTTTGGAAAACCACATCTTgaagataaaaatgaaactgagtGAGCTGTACAACGAACAGACGCTGGAAACAATCGCTGGCAAACTGCTACGAGTCTTCATTTACCGCACT GCTGTGTGCATAGAAAACACATGTATGGTGCGTGGCAGTAAGGAGGGGAGCAATGGGATGCTCCATTCTGTGAGGTCTCTAATCAAACCACCTGAGAAAACTATCTATGAGCTCCTGATTGCTGACGGACGTTTCAA GAAATTCCTGTCGTTAATGGAAACAGCAGGTCTGTATGATCTGTTAAAGCAGGAAGGCTCTTACACCGTCTTTGCACCAACGGACGATGCCTTTGTCGACCTCAGCAAGGAAGACATGGCTCTGCTCAGAA GTGATCTAACTGTTCTGAGAAACATCCTGCTGTACCACTTCAGTAATGGTACCTTCATCAATGGAGGATTAGAGGGAGGAGTTACCAATCTGCTCAAAACCTTCCAGGGCAAGAACCTGCAAGTTAAATCT GTAAACAACTCTATCCTTGTCAACTCTGTGGGTGTGCCAAACAGTGACTTGATGGCAACAAACGGTGTGATCCATATAGTGAAGAATGTTCTTTATCCTGGGG ACCTTCCTGTGGGCCGTCAGGACCTCCTGATCCTCCTGAGGAAGCTGATTAAGTACATTCAGATAAAG tttgtcTCTGGATtcttcagtgttttgatctgttcaccatcaactgAGATCCCAACCTCACACTGTTCCTTCCTCTTGTAA